In Anguilla rostrata isolate EN2019 chromosome 1, ASM1855537v3, whole genome shotgun sequence, a genomic segment contains:
- the trak1a gene encoding trafficking kinesin-binding protein 1 isoform X6, translated as MNVCNSTDLPEVEIISLLEEQLPHYKLRADTIYGYDHDDWLHTPLISPDANIDLTTEQIEETLKYFLLCAERVGQMTKTYNDIDAVTRLLEEKERDLELAARIGQSLLKKNKTLCERNEFLEEQVEHIREEVSQLRHELSMKDELLQFYTSAAEESEGESTTSTPIPRNESTSSLPSYFPLDSLQKKLKDLEEENTVLRSEACHLETETISYEEKEQQLVNDCVKELRDANLQISSIAEELAKKTEDASRQQEEITHLLSQIVDLQKKSKSYAVENEELTQHLGAAKDAQRQLTAELRELEEKYAECMEMLHEAQEELKNLRNKTLPLSTPRRFHSLGLFPMDSLAAEIEGTMRKELQMDDPEVEEQKMQHRRVFEAVKNINQTVRQRSLGPSPMNIPGSNQSSLLNSARSSCISTPRSSMYGSDVVNDNRANSIILENESPEGSVDDSNKKPGTPGTPGSQDLETALRRLSLRRENYLSERRFFEEDRERKLRDLAEHGGLYSGSLTPTESIMSLGTHLSGLSSLSGISLHSRSYLPEKLQIVKPLEGSATLHHWQQLAQPNLGGILDSRPGVVTKGFRPLELDLEEVYQFTDFEEDESGDLSFPSLSTSAPAPPRCRSRASSPSSSSSCVNNNNNPPEASKSAPPPDALEPQEPRLGAEELSVHYPGKCMSHTSSTYTFTTCRILHPSDELTRVTPRPCDVEEDAAFCHVVLRSEQTH; from the exons ATGA atgTGTGCAACAGTACTGATCTCCCAGAGGTGGAAATCATCAGTCttctggaggagcagctgccCCACTACAAGCTGAGAGCGGACACCATTTACGGGTATGACCACGACGACTGGCTGCACACGCCGCTCATCTCGCCCGACGCCAACATCGACCTCACCACCGAGCAGATCGAGGAGACCCTGAAGTACTTCC ttctATGTGCTGAAAGAGTGGGCCAGATGACTAAGACTTACAATGACATAGATGCTGTGACACGTCTGCTGGAAGAA AAAGAGCGGGACTTGGAGCTGGCTGCCCGAATTGGCCAATCGctgctgaagaaaaacaaaaccctgtgtgagagaaatgagttcctggaggagcaggtggagcACATTCGGGAAGAG GTGTCTCAGCTGCGGCATGAGCTGTCTATGAAGGATGAGCTGCTTCAGTTCTATACCAGTGCAGCTGAGGAGAGTGAAGGGGAGTCTACCACCTCCACCCC GATCCCGCGTAATGAGTCCACGTCCTCCCTACCGAGTTATTTTCCCCTGGACTCTCTGCAGAAGAAACTCAAAGACTTGGAGGAGGAGAATACTGTCCTCAGATCCGAG GCCTGTCATCTGGAGACAGAGACCATCTCATATGAAGAGAAGGAGCAACAGTTGGTGAACGACTGTGTCAAAGAACTCC GAGATGCCAACCTGCAGATCTCGTCCATCGCCGAAGAGCTGGCGAAAAAGACGGAGGATGCTTCCCGCCAGCAGGAGGAGATCACGCACCTGCTGTCCCAGATCGTGGACCTGCAGAAGAAGTCCAAATCT TATGCAGTGGAAAACGAGGAGCTCACTCAGCACCTGGGAGCTGCTAAAGATGCACAGCGGCAACTCACAGCAGAG ctgagggagctggaggagaagtaTGCTGAGTGCATGGAGATGCTCCACGAAgcgcaggaggagctgaagaacCTTCGCAATAAAACACTGCCACTGAGCACGCCCAGACGCTTCCACTCGCTCGGCCTCTTCCCCATG GACTCGTTAGCTGCAGAAATCGAGGGTACAATGAGGAAGGAGCTGCAGATGGATGACCCAGAAGTGGAAGAACAGAA AATGCAACACAGGCGAGTTTTCGAGGCAGTGAAGAACATCAACCAGACGGTCAGGCAGCGATCCCTCGGCCCCTCCCCCATGAACATCCCGGGATCCAATCAGTCGTCCTTGCTCAACTCCGCCCGCTCCAGCTGCATCAGCACACCCCGCTCCAGCATGTACGGCAGTGACGTCGTCAATGACAACCGTGCCAACAGCATCATTCTGGAGAATGAGTCTCCAGAGGGAAG TGTGGACGACTCCAACAAGAAGCCGGGCACGCCGGGGACGCCGGGCTCGCAGGACCTGGAGACGGCGCTGCGGCGGCTCTCGCTGCGGCGGGAGAACTACCTGAGCGAGCGGCGCTTCTTCGAGGAGGACCGCGAGCGCAAGCTGCGCGACCTGGCCGAGCACGGCGGGCTGTACAGCGGGAGCCTCACCCCCACCGAGAGCATCATGTCCCTGGGCACCCACCTGTCGGGCCTCTCCAGCCTGTCGGGCATCTCGCTGCACAGCCGCTCCTACCTGCCCGAGAAGCTGCAGATCGTCAAGCCGCTGGAAG GCTCGGCCACTCTGCACCACTGGCAGCAGCTGGCGCAGCCAAACCTGGGGGGGATCCTGGACTCGCGGCCGGGCGTGGTCACCAAAGGCTTCCGGCCTCTGGAGCTGGACCTGGAGGAGGTCTACCAGTTCACCGACTTTGAGGAGGATGAGTCAGGTGACCTTTCGTTCCCGAGCCTTTCTACctcagcccccgcccccccacggTGCCGCAGCCgcgcctcctctccctcctcttcctccagctgcgtcaacaacaacaacaacccccCCGAAGCGTCCAAGagcgcccccccgcccgacGCCCTGGAGCCGCAGGAGCCGCGCCTCGGCGCAGAGGAGCTGTCCG
- the trak1a gene encoding trafficking kinesin-binding protein 1 isoform X7, with translation MNVCNSTDLPEVEIISLLEEQLPHYKLRADTIYGYDHDDWLHTPLISPDANIDLTTEQIEETLKYFLLCAERVGQMTKTYNDIDAVTRLLEEKERDLELAARIGQSLLKKNKTLCERNEFLEEQVEHIREEVSQLRHELSMKDELLQFYTSAAEESEGESTTSTPIPRNESTSSLPSYFPLDSLQKKLKDLEEENTVLRSEACHLETETISYEEKEQQLVNDCVKELRDANLQISSIAEELAKKTEDASRQQEEITHLLSQIVDLQKKSKSYAVENEELTQHLGAAKDAQRQLTAELRELEEKYAECMEMLHEAQEELKNLRNKTLPLSTPRRFHSLGLFPMDSLAAEIEGTMRKELQMDDPEVEEQKMQHRRVFEAVKNINQTVRQRSLGPSPMNIPGSNQSSLLNSARSSCISTPRSSMYGSDVVNDNRANSIILENESPEGSVDDSNKKPGTPGTPGSQDLETALRRLSLRRENYLSERRFFEEDRERKLRDLAEHGGLYSGSLTPTESIMSLGTHLSGLSSLSGISLHSRSYLPEKLQIVKPLEGSATLHHWQQLAQPNLGGILDSRPGVVTKGFRPLELDLEEVYQFTDFEEDESGDLSFPSLSTSAPAPPRCRSRASSPSSSSSCVNNNNNPPEASKSAPPPDALEPQEPRLGAEELSGEGAP, from the exons ATGA atgTGTGCAACAGTACTGATCTCCCAGAGGTGGAAATCATCAGTCttctggaggagcagctgccCCACTACAAGCTGAGAGCGGACACCATTTACGGGTATGACCACGACGACTGGCTGCACACGCCGCTCATCTCGCCCGACGCCAACATCGACCTCACCACCGAGCAGATCGAGGAGACCCTGAAGTACTTCC ttctATGTGCTGAAAGAGTGGGCCAGATGACTAAGACTTACAATGACATAGATGCTGTGACACGTCTGCTGGAAGAA AAAGAGCGGGACTTGGAGCTGGCTGCCCGAATTGGCCAATCGctgctgaagaaaaacaaaaccctgtgtgagagaaatgagttcctggaggagcaggtggagcACATTCGGGAAGAG GTGTCTCAGCTGCGGCATGAGCTGTCTATGAAGGATGAGCTGCTTCAGTTCTATACCAGTGCAGCTGAGGAGAGTGAAGGGGAGTCTACCACCTCCACCCC GATCCCGCGTAATGAGTCCACGTCCTCCCTACCGAGTTATTTTCCCCTGGACTCTCTGCAGAAGAAACTCAAAGACTTGGAGGAGGAGAATACTGTCCTCAGATCCGAG GCCTGTCATCTGGAGACAGAGACCATCTCATATGAAGAGAAGGAGCAACAGTTGGTGAACGACTGTGTCAAAGAACTCC GAGATGCCAACCTGCAGATCTCGTCCATCGCCGAAGAGCTGGCGAAAAAGACGGAGGATGCTTCCCGCCAGCAGGAGGAGATCACGCACCTGCTGTCCCAGATCGTGGACCTGCAGAAGAAGTCCAAATCT TATGCAGTGGAAAACGAGGAGCTCACTCAGCACCTGGGAGCTGCTAAAGATGCACAGCGGCAACTCACAGCAGAG ctgagggagctggaggagaagtaTGCTGAGTGCATGGAGATGCTCCACGAAgcgcaggaggagctgaagaacCTTCGCAATAAAACACTGCCACTGAGCACGCCCAGACGCTTCCACTCGCTCGGCCTCTTCCCCATG GACTCGTTAGCTGCAGAAATCGAGGGTACAATGAGGAAGGAGCTGCAGATGGATGACCCAGAAGTGGAAGAACAGAA AATGCAACACAGGCGAGTTTTCGAGGCAGTGAAGAACATCAACCAGACGGTCAGGCAGCGATCCCTCGGCCCCTCCCCCATGAACATCCCGGGATCCAATCAGTCGTCCTTGCTCAACTCCGCCCGCTCCAGCTGCATCAGCACACCCCGCTCCAGCATGTACGGCAGTGACGTCGTCAATGACAACCGTGCCAACAGCATCATTCTGGAGAATGAGTCTCCAGAGGGAAG TGTGGACGACTCCAACAAGAAGCCGGGCACGCCGGGGACGCCGGGCTCGCAGGACCTGGAGACGGCGCTGCGGCGGCTCTCGCTGCGGCGGGAGAACTACCTGAGCGAGCGGCGCTTCTTCGAGGAGGACCGCGAGCGCAAGCTGCGCGACCTGGCCGAGCACGGCGGGCTGTACAGCGGGAGCCTCACCCCCACCGAGAGCATCATGTCCCTGGGCACCCACCTGTCGGGCCTCTCCAGCCTGTCGGGCATCTCGCTGCACAGCCGCTCCTACCTGCCCGAGAAGCTGCAGATCGTCAAGCCGCTGGAAG GCTCGGCCACTCTGCACCACTGGCAGCAGCTGGCGCAGCCAAACCTGGGGGGGATCCTGGACTCGCGGCCGGGCGTGGTCACCAAAGGCTTCCGGCCTCTGGAGCTGGACCTGGAGGAGGTCTACCAGTTCACCGACTTTGAGGAGGATGAGTCAGGTGACCTTTCGTTCCCGAGCCTTTCTACctcagcccccgcccccccacggTGCCGCAGCCgcgcctcctctccctcctcttcctccagctgcgtcaacaacaacaacaacccccCCGAAGCGTCCAAGagcgcccccccgcccgacGCCCTGGAGCCGCAGGAGCCGCGCCTCGGCGCAGAGGAGCTGTCCGGTGAGGGAGCGCCCTAA